ACAGCGTTTGCCTGGATCCAAATGAACTCATGCATACATCCCATGCGAGACGATACAATTTAACCCTGTCATAGGCTCCACCATTCGCGGCTTGAAGATATTTATCCAAATCCGGTCGAAGCTCCGAATTGAAATCGGCTTCATTTGGTATCGCCATTAAGCCACTAGCTCCAAGAAGCTGCATTATTTCACTGAATCTAGGGTAAATCTTCGGATAATAATTACGGGCTATGTTTAACGGTGTGAAATCGGGTGTCATCATTCCCCACTTATCCACTTTCGCGTTTGCCTCCGAAGCTGTAATGAAAGCCTTTACCGTTTCAAGCGCTATGATGACTTCCGAGATTTTTTCCTGAACATGCTGGTATTGCCCGATATTGATGGTTTCCGCCATTAGTTGCAAAATCCCCAGAATGAACTCGGTTTTGGCGATATTCTTCGCTACCACCTGATGGGTCATATGAACAACTGCATTGCTTTCATTATAAGCCTGGTTGCAAATGCCGACATCCCCATATGCAAATACCCGATTCCAAGGAACGACTACATCATCAAAAACGATAATCGTATCCATTTCCTCAAACCTTGAACCAAGAGGATGGTCAAAATGTGATTTGCCATAGTCGAATGATTCACGACAGATGAATTTCAACCCTGGTGTATTATTTGGTATGGAGAATGCGAATGCATAAGGATTTTCTTCTTCCGATTGTTTAAGCAATGTTGAAGGGAAAACCATGATTTCATCCGTTATTCCTCCTTGTGTAGCTAATAATCTGGCTCCCTTTATAATAAGCCCTTCTGAATTCTTGCCAGCAATCCGTGCAGCGATGTAAGGGTCCGGAAGCTTTGCGGCACTAACTCCCCTATTAACCTGGGGTTGAATCAAGGTATGTGTCAACGACAAATCCTTTTCCCTGCAGAGCTCATAATAATCTTTCATATTTTTAGCAAATGCCGAATCCTGAGTGCCGAACATATCAGCTGCAGTACCGTACGCCATCATCCCACTGTTGATATAGTCAGGGGAACGTCCCATCATTCCATTATTATGCCTTGCCCATTCTTGAATCATTTTCCTCCTTTTTTCAAGGTCTTCCTTAGTCCGCGGCTGCATGAATGAAGTCCCTACTCTTTCGTTTGAAGTTGGTGAAATATAAGTCATGATGTCAGTTTTCGCGGAATCATGCTGCAAATCATATAATTCGGCCTGTGATTTCATGACCCCTTTAAAAGCTGGATGTTGACTGATCTTATCTTTTACTTGCTCTCCATTGATCCATACATTCGCCTTTGCTTTATCTACCCTATCGATATATTCTTTACCTGTTTTAGCTGGCATGCTTACATCCCCCTTTAGTATCAATCTAAATGAAGCGCTTACAATTAAATAAATTCCAAAAATTCAATTAATTCCTATAACAAAATATACCATATGTTATGATATATATATAATACTTAAAAAATTCAATATGTATATGTAAATCATATGTATGAGGTGTATATAATGGACATCCGGCAGTTAAAGTATTTTGTGACGATCGTTCAGGAAGAACAAGTAACCAAAGCCGCAAAAAAATTACATATGGCTCAACCCCCCCTTAGCCAGCAACTTAAATTAATGGAAATGGAAATCGGTGAAAAACTTTTCGATCGGAATGGAAAGAAACTTGAACTCACTGAAACTGGCAAGGTCCTATATAAAAAGGCCGAAGCTCTATTAAACCAGTTTGAAGAATCACTACTGGAAGTTAAGGAAGTCAGTAAAGGGGTACAGGGCACTCTTTCCATAGGGTCAGTAAAAACTTGCTTTTCTTACATTCCGCAAAGGATGAGGGCCTTTAGAGTAAAATACCCTGACATACGCTTCAAGTTAATGGAAGGTGATACGTTCCGTTTGACAGAAGGCTTAATAAACAGGGAAATCGAGTTGGCCATTGTACGGCTTCCAATTAACGGTAAGCAATTCTCATCGATTAACCTTCCGCCGGAAGATTTTGTGCTTGTCACCCCAAAAGATTGGGATATCCCAGACTCCATCGAATTTAAACAAATTAAGGATTATCCCCTCCTATTGCTGCATAGGGTAAGCGGACAGGGAACTTATGAACTTATAGTGGATGAGTGCTTCAGACATGGGTTTGAACCGACGATTGTATGTGAATGTCCTGATGCTGCAATGATTTTATCTTTGGTGAAGGAAGGAATAGGCGCTACCATCATGCCACGAACCACATCCAAATCGTTTTCAACCCAAGGTATTAAAATAATCGAATTGATAGATTGTGAAGTACAATCGGAAGCCGCCCTTATTTGGCTCGAAGAACGCTATCTTTCCAAAGGCGCCGTCAAATTTCTAGAAACATTTTCTGAATGAATGGCCAGTTATCCTTGAATATTAGTATATTAGTTCATCTGTACCTCTTTCTAATCTTTAGTGTTTGTTTGAATTTCTTTATCCAATGAAAAGAAAAAAGCAACCTATCATTTGATGGCTGCTTTTTCAAATCCATTCATAAGTGCGATGAACTGCGCTTTATTTATAGGCATGCTTTCACATCATTCAATGTCGCAAAACCCCCTTAACATCATGACCGGTGTTGGACTTTACGAGGATTTCATTATAATTGTCTTCTGTAACCGTTTTCAACGCTGTCCTGCGGTTACCGAACAGGGCACCTAAATAGCATGCGAGGAACCCAAGCGGAATGGAAACGATTCCTGGTGAATTCAAAGGAAAAATCGGGTCACCTGTCATAATGGTGGCTCCGGGGGCCGGGTTCCAGACATTTGGACTTAGAGCCACGAGCAAAAGCGTACCAATAAGACCTGTCATCATACCGACTATCGCTCCCGTTTTATTGAATTTTTTCCAATAGATCGTAAGAAGGATTACCGGCAAATTCGAACTAGCCGCCAGTGTAAAGGCAATCGATGCCAGAAACGCTACATTGAATTCCTGCAGACCTAATGATAAAACGATCGCAAGTGCAGTAACACCAACTGATGCCCATCTAGCCATCGTCATTTGCTGTTTTTCCGTCGCCTTTCCATCTTTTAATATTTCATTATAAAAATCATGTGAAAAAGCCGTAGCACCCGTTAAAACGATTCCCGCAACAACTGCGAGTATCGTTGCAAAGGAAACGGCCGCAATAAATGCGAATAAGATGTCCCCGCCCACAAGTTTTGCCAATAAAGGTGCAGCCATGTTACCCGCTGGATTAGCGGCCATGATATTCGATGTTCCAACCAACTTCGCAGCACCGAATCCGAGAAAAATGACCATGATATGAAAAGCACCCATAATCCACATCACCCAAACAACAGACTTTCTTGCCACTCGTGCATTCGGGACAGTCAAAAAACGTATTAAAATGTGAGGTAGACCTGCCGTTCCCAGAATTAGTCCCAGTGATAAGGAAGCTGCATCCCACCCACTGGCATATTTAATACCTGCTTTCAGGTAATCTGCACCCATGGGTGTCGCCGTTTTCATATCAGTGAAAATTCCGATGAAACTAAAATTCAATTTCCACATGACGATCATGAATAATATAAACACTCCGCCTATCAGCAGGATGGCTTTAATGATCTGCACCCAGCTCGTCGCCGTCATCCCCCCAAATAGAACAAATACCAACATGACAATACCTACGATGATGACAGAAATATTATACGGGATGTCTAAAAGCAGTTTAAATAAAGCACCTGCCGCAACAAGTTGCCCCAGCATGTACATGACTGATATCACCAAGGTATTAAATGCGGTCACTCCCCGGACCTGTTTATATTTAAACCTTGTAGTCACCATATCAGCCAATGTGTATTTCCCCAAGTTCCTTAAAGGTTCAGCCACTAGGAATAACACGACAAGAAATGAAACAAGTGCTCCATACATCAGGAAAAATCCATCATACCCCGTTAAGGAAAATGCCCCAATCAACCCTAAAAACGTGGAGGCCGACATAAAATCCCCGGCCAATGCAAGTCCATTTTGCCTAGCGGTCAACCCTCCCCCGGCCGTATAAAAAGAGCCTGCCGTTTTAGTTTTTTTGGAAGCGAAATACGTGATGAAAAGGGTACCTATCGACATTAGCGCAAAGAGAATAATAACTGTCCAATTCATGATTCAAAGCCCTTCTTTCTCGATGATTTCTTTTATTTGTTCATCGATTCTTTCTGATTTCCTTACATATATGCTGCAAACCCATACAGACATAACCGTAATGGAGACACCGTACACCCACGCCCAGGTTATGTCTCCTATGAAAGGGTGATCCAGCATATCTGTGTAAAAAACTAAGAAGGGCAAAAGCAGGGAATATCCCATAAAGAAAATCGTAAAAGGGATAACGAATTTCTTTTTATCGGAAAGCATATTCTGAAACTCTTTGGAGGCAACAATCTTTTCATAATCCACCAGATTAGTTTGTTCCGATTCATCAAGGTTTTTTTCCAACCGAACCATTTCTACACACCTCTTCTGATTTTTATTTTTGCAAGGACGGTACTAGTAGTGTTGAGTCTCTCCAATGTCAGCCGCTTTCTTCAATGGCACAAATCCCCTCCATCCCAAAATCCAAACAAACTCATCTGCACAAAGAGGTCTAAAGCCCATTCCCTAAGCTTTCCGTACTCCTTTTGTCTAACCGTGACGCTCACACGTAGGGCAGCAGTAAGTTCCCACTGCTGCCCTGTCCCAGACCATATCTTTTTTAGAAGGCTTGCACTTTCGTAATAGACTTGGCTCGCATATCCGTCATCTGTTTCGACTTCATTATCCTTTCACTTTTCCATTTGATATGAATCTTCTTTCCTTCCAAGGGAAGAGAATCATTGAAATGTAAGTGCCAACTCTCATGAAATGATCCGTCCATTGTTTGATAGGCGATTCCCTCATAAACATTTCCTTCGATCTGGATTTCGATTAAATAAACTCCTGGCGGGGGTTTCAGGAATGCTTCCGATAATGTAACGATGATGTGTTGATTTTCCTTGGAATGGATTGTTCCTTGACTTTCAAAGTATGTGCCAAGGAATGACGGGATATCTGCGAACCGACCTTCTGCAATCAAGTTTCTAAGCTTAGTGGAACTTACTTTTTCATGATCAATTTCAAACTTCTTCATTTCCGTCACTTCAAAAAATCGCTTACCTTCGATTTTCAGCGTTTCCATATTCCCTTCCCCTTTATGTCCATAGCGGAAATCGAATCCAGCCACGGCATGTTTGCATTTAAATCCACATAGATAATCCTCGATAAAACCAGTAGGTGAAAGATGGGCAAATGCGGAATCGAAGTTCACGACTATCAAGGTTTCTACACCTAAATCTTGCATGATTTTTGCTTTTTGCTCTAAAGGAGTAATATATGTTTGGGGTTGAGCGTTTCCTATGATTTGCTTTGGATGCGGAAAAAATGTCATGACTGCCAATTTCAAATCTTGCTGTATGGCAATCCTTTTGGCTAGATTTATCAATTCTTGATGGCCAAGATGAACTCCGTCGAAAAATCCAAGAGCCAGCACACACGGTTCTGCTACTGCTGTATATATACTGGAAAGTGGGTGCTGAACATGAATGATATCCAAATCCATCTTCCTTCCTTTGCTTCTTGAAAGGTTACATTATAAACTCTGTAAACGGACCTTCCATAATCCAGCAGTTTCCATCAACCATTCACCCGTTCTGTTCCCTTAAATGGTGACAATTGGTCTTGGAATATGCACTAGCGCCATATCCTAATGACCAGGGGAGTCAATGTATGTTTTTAAGAACGTTCGATCATTCATCCTAAATCCCGCTTCTATATGATGAATTCAGGCTTGCTTTTTGCCAGAATCGGTTCTTTAAGAGGAACTTCTTCACCTGATATTATATCAAGTACGGCAGATGCCTCATCAAACCATGAATCCGGCGCTTTGGCTCCCCAGAATGTTTGGCGTCTTGGGTCATTCAAATCCCAATGAATTGGTTCGGTATCCGGGTCAGCTGTTAAGTAATCCCCATTGTATAATTCGATCCTGTGACCGTCCGGGTCTCTTAAATATAGGAAGAATGCATTGGATAGGCCGTGCCTTCCTGGTCCGCGTTCGATGGACTCGGCATATCCCAGTGATGCCAGTACATCACAGGCATGGATAAGTGCAAGGGGGTCAGGCAGAAAGAAGCCTACATGATGAAGTCTTGGACCGATTCCGTTCATGAATGCCTGGTCATGGACCGTTTGCTTTCTATGTAGCCACGTTGCCCATAATTTGCCCGATTCATCCACTGTGTCTTCCGAGCATGCAAAACCTAATTCTTTCACATAAAAATCATGGGCTTTTTGCACATTTGGTACACAACAATTCACATGATCGATTCTTTGAACCCTTGAACCCCTATGCATATCGAATCGTTGAAGCAATCTCTCGGCTTTTTCCATTTTGCTGAAAAACTCCACTGGCAATCCTGAAATATCCTGAACTCGTAGCGACTTGCCTAGTGCATGCTGTGTTCCTTCCTGCATCCACTTCATTTTCATTCCCTTGGACAGGAAAAAAGATTCCAATTCATCAAGGTCTTCCTCTTTTTCAACCTTGTATCCTATTGCTTCAACGCTTGGCTTTTCTGCCTTTTGCAAGATAAGCGAGTGATGATGCGCTTCCTCTAAACCACGTAAATATATGTGATCATTCGTTCTTTCCGTTTCAATGAAACCTAAAGCATCCACATAAAAGGCTCTTGATTTATCTAAATCTGTTACATTAAGTATCGTTCTCGCAACACGAATAATAGAAAAATTCATAGTATTCTCCCCTTCTTTAATGAAACACGGATTATTTTTCAGCAGAAGAAACGGCATTCCGTTTCACGCCTCCAAATTTTGGAATGTGATGTTCGCCAATTGCTACGTGGATAACTTGTGTTTCCGTATAGAATTCAAAGCTATAATGGCCACCTTCACGTCCTACCCCACTATATTTCGATCCTCCAAATGGTATCCGCAAATCCCTTACGTTTTGGGAATTCACCCAGACCATCCCGCTATCTACAGCCTGTGCAAATCTATGTCCACGTTTCATATCATTGGTCCATACATAAGCAGCGAGACCATACTTTACATCGTTAGCCATTCTCAGTACTTCCTCTTCAGTCTTGAAAGGAATGACTGCCATGACAGGCCCAAAAATCTCTTCTTGTGCTACCGTCATCTCATTTGTACAGTTCAAGAGAAGCGTCGGGGCAATATAATTCCCTTCCTTGAACGCACTCGGTATGGCACCGCTTACGATTTCCGCCCCTTCATCTTTTGCTATATCCAGATAACGGGAGACATTATTAAAATGGTTACGATGGATCAGCGGTCCGATTTCCGTTTCTGGCTCCATTGGGTTTCCAATTTTGATATTGTGAACACGTTCCTTCAACTCTGCAACGAACTGGTCTATTATCGATTCATGGACAAATAATCTCGAATTGGCTGTGCAGCGCTCCCCATTAAATGAATAAATTCCCCAAACCACAGAATCCAGGGCTTTTTCTAGATCGGCATCTTCAAAAATGACCGCTGGCGATTTACCTCCGAGTTCCATGGAAAAACGTTTCATTGTATCCGCACCATTTTTAATGATTTCAGCGCCAGTCGTCGTTTCTCCGGTAAAGGATATCAATTGGACTTCAGGATGGGCAACCAAGGACGCCCCTGCTGTTTCCCCAAAACCGTGAACGATATTGAATAC
The DNA window shown above is from Peribacillus sp. FSL P2-0133 and carries:
- a CDS encoding LysR family transcriptional regulator, coding for MDIRQLKYFVTIVQEEQVTKAAKKLHMAQPPLSQQLKLMEMEIGEKLFDRNGKKLELTETGKVLYKKAEALLNQFEESLLEVKEVSKGVQGTLSIGSVKTCFSYIPQRMRAFRVKYPDIRFKLMEGDTFRLTEGLINREIELAIVRLPINGKQFSSINLPPEDFVLVTPKDWDIPDSIEFKQIKDYPLLLLHRVSGQGTYELIVDECFRHGFEPTIVCECPDAAMILSLVKEGIGATIMPRTTSKSFSTQGIKIIELIDCEVQSEAALIWLEERYLSKGAVKFLETFSE
- the hpaD gene encoding 3,4-dihydroxyphenylacetate 2,3-dioxygenase is translated as MNFSIIRVARTILNVTDLDKSRAFYVDALGFIETERTNDHIYLRGLEEAHHHSLILQKAEKPSVEAIGYKVEKEEDLDELESFFLSKGMKMKWMQEGTQHALGKSLRVQDISGLPVEFFSKMEKAERLLQRFDMHRGSRVQRIDHVNCCVPNVQKAHDFYVKELGFACSEDTVDESGKLWATWLHRKQTVHDQAFMNGIGPRLHHVGFFLPDPLALIHACDVLASLGYAESIERGPGRHGLSNAFFLYLRDPDGHRIELYNGDYLTADPDTEPIHWDLNDPRRQTFWGAKAPDSWFDEASAVLDIISGEEVPLKEPILAKSKPEFII
- a CDS encoding FAD synthetase family protein → MDLDIIHVQHPLSSIYTAVAEPCVLALGFFDGVHLGHQELINLAKRIAIQQDLKLAVMTFFPHPKQIIGNAQPQTYITPLEQKAKIMQDLGVETLIVVNFDSAFAHLSPTGFIEDYLCGFKCKHAVAGFDFRYGHKGEGNMETLKIEGKRFFEVTEMKKFEIDHEKVSSTKLRNLIAEGRFADIPSFLGTYFESQGTIHSKENQHIIVTLSEAFLKPPPGVYLIEIQIEGNVYEGIAYQTMDGSFHESWHLHFNDSLPLEGKKIHIKWKSERIMKSKQMTDMRAKSITKVQAF
- the hpaE gene encoding 5-carboxymethyl-2-hydroxymuconate semialdehyde dehydrogenase; amino-acid sequence: MQTFPVQDVKHYINGQFVDGISGKTFENLSPFNNQAINNVAEGFKEDIDQAVAAARAAFDNGPWRTMKVEERLKYINRIADLIEENAEEISFLESLDTGLPISQTKKQAARGAENFRFYSEMVKSRLIGESYQVDDTFINYTIHKPIGVAGLITPWNAPFMLETWKIAPALATGNTCVLKPAEWSPLTANKLAQIIDQSGLPKGVFNIVHGFGETAGASLVAHPEVQLISFTGETTTGAEIIKNGADTMKRFSMELGGKSPAVIFEDADLEKALDSVVWGIYSFNGERCTANSRLFVHESIIDQFVAELKERVHNIKIGNPMEPETEIGPLIHRNHFNNVSRYLDIAKDEGAEIVSGAIPSAFKEGNYIAPTLLLNCTNEMTVAQEEIFGPVMAVIPFKTEEEVLRMANDVKYGLAAYVWTNDMKRGHRFAQAVDSGMVWVNSQNVRDLRIPFGGSKYSGVGREGGHYSFEFYTETQVIHVAIGEHHIPKFGGVKRNAVSSAEK
- a CDS encoding DUF485 domain-containing protein, which produces MVRLEKNLDESEQTNLVDYEKIVASKEFQNMLSDKKKFVIPFTIFFMGYSLLLPFLVFYTDMLDHPFIGDITWAWVYGVSITVMSVWVCSIYVRKSERIDEQIKEIIEKEGL
- a CDS encoding cation acetate symporter; protein product: MNWTVIILFALMSIGTLFITYFASKKTKTAGSFYTAGGGLTARQNGLALAGDFMSASTFLGLIGAFSLTGYDGFFLMYGALVSFLVVLFLVAEPLRNLGKYTLADMVTTRFKYKQVRGVTAFNTLVISVMYMLGQLVAAGALFKLLLDIPYNISVIIVGIVMLVFVLFGGMTATSWVQIIKAILLIGGVFILFMIVMWKLNFSFIGIFTDMKTATPMGADYLKAGIKYASGWDAASLSLGLILGTAGLPHILIRFLTVPNARVARKSVVWVMWIMGAFHIMVIFLGFGAAKLVGTSNIMAANPAGNMAAPLLAKLVGGDILFAFIAAVSFATILAVVAGIVLTGATAFSHDFYNEILKDGKATEKQQMTMARWASVGVTALAIVLSLGLQEFNVAFLASIAFTLAASSNLPVILLTIYWKKFNKTGAIVGMMTGLIGTLLLVALSPNVWNPAPGATIMTGDPIFPLNSPGIVSIPLGFLACYLGALFGNRRTALKTVTEDNYNEILVKSNTGHDVKGVLRH
- the hpaB gene encoding 4-hydroxyphenylacetate 3-monooxygenase, oxygenase component, encoding MPAKTGKEYIDRVDKAKANVWINGEQVKDKISQHPAFKGVMKSQAELYDLQHDSAKTDIMTYISPTSNERVGTSFMQPRTKEDLEKRRKMIQEWARHNNGMMGRSPDYINSGMMAYGTAADMFGTQDSAFAKNMKDYYELCREKDLSLTHTLIQPQVNRGVSAAKLPDPYIAARIAGKNSEGLIIKGARLLATQGGITDEIMVFPSTLLKQSEEENPYAFAFSIPNNTPGLKFICRESFDYGKSHFDHPLGSRFEEMDTIIVFDDVVVPWNRVFAYGDVGICNQAYNESNAVVHMTHQVVAKNIAKTEFILGILQLMAETINIGQYQHVQEKISEVIIALETVKAFITASEANAKVDKWGMMTPDFTPLNIARNYYPKIYPRFSEIMQLLGASGLMAIPNEADFNSELRPDLDKYLQAANGGAYDRVKLYRLAWDVCMSSFGSRQTLYERFFFGDPVRMASALYNGYDKQEYVDRVKEFLNRTENLAEIN